The sequence below is a genomic window from Zavarzinia compransoris.
CGGTGCCGCCGGGCACGACATCTACCGCGAGGACGCGGACGCGGCCCTGCCCCTGCCGGCGATCCGCCGGCTCGATCTGGCCGATCTCGGCACCGTGCTGGCCCGGGGCCTGCGGGATTTCGCCGCCTGCCGCACCGATGTGATCTTCCTCTGCCTCGTCTATCCGGTGATCGGGCTGGTGCTCAGCCGGGCGGCGATGGAACAGGCCTTGCTGCCGCTGGTCTTCCCGCTGGCCGCCGGCTTCGCCCTGATCGGGCCCCTGGCCGGCGTCGGGCTTTACGAACTCAGCCGCCAGCGCGAGACGGGGGGCGAGGTGTCGTGGCTGGGGGCGCTGCATGTCCTGCGCTCGCCGTCGATCGTCGGCATCGCCCTGCTCGGCCTGGTCCTGGTCGGCATGTTCTTCGCGTGGCAGTTCGCCGCCGTCGCCATCTATGACGCGACCCTGGGGCCGCAGCCGCCGGCCTCGCTGGCCGCTTTCCTGCACGACGTGCTGAACACGCGCCAGGGCCTGATCATGACCGCGATCGGCCTCGGGGTCGGTTTCGTCTTCGCCGTCGCCGTGCTCACGATCTCGGTCGTGTCCTTCCCGATGATGGTGGACCGCCATGCCCGGGTCGATGTCGCCGTGCTGACCTCGCTGCGGGCGGTCGCTACCAACCCGGGGGTCATGGCCGCCTGGGGGCTGGTCGTCGCCGGGCTGCTCTTCCTCGGCAGCCTGCCGATGTTCGCCGGGCTCGTCGTCGTCCTGCCCGTGCTCGGCCATGCCACCTGGCATCTCTACCGGCGGATGGTGGGGCGCTGAGCCCCCCTTGCAAAGCACCCCGTCGTTCCCACGTCCAGGGCGGCGGGGCGCCTCCCGTCCGGAAAGCCAGGATATGCCATGACCGAACCCGAATCCCGACCGCCGGCCCGCAAGCCCGACTTCGCCGGCCCGGGCCGCCTGGGGCGATGGCTGCTCATTCTCGTCTCGGCCGGCGTGCTGATCCGGATCGCGGTCGACGTCGCCCAGACCTACGGTTGGTGACGGCCGTCACGGCCGGCCCCTTGCCCGGGCAGGGCGAAAGGCCGAAACTGGCGCCGGAATTCGGTGGGGGAAATCTGATGCGCCTTTTGCTGCTTGCGACCGGTTTTCTCGCCCTCGGCATCGGCTCGGCGGCGGCCGGCTCGTCCAGCTTCCAGCGGTCCTGCACCGACATCCGGCTGGAGGTGGACCGCCGGTCGGTCTACCTGAGTGCCACCTGCGACAACGGCCGGGGCCGGCAGCGCGGCACCGATATCGAATTGACCGGCATCCACAATGACGACGGCCGCCTGGTGCGCGGCACGCCCGGCGCCGCCAGCTCGTTCCAGCGCAGCTGCCGGGATATCCGGATCGACGCCAGTCGCAAGCGCGTCGTGCTCGAGGCGACCTGCCAGTCCCGCTCCGGCCGCTGGCGCGACACGCGGATCGAAATCGAGGACATCCACAACATCAACGGCCGCCTGCAACGCTAGGGCCGGGCGTCGCCCTGCCCCTCGCCCGGGCCGAGGAGGAGCATCAGCCTGCCCGTATTGTCCTCACGAGGGTTTCGCGGACATGTGTCGCACTGATATCGGTGTTTCGCTACCGAGCATTGATGCCGATCGGGTCAAGGCGCTGAGGGGCCGGGGCCTGGGCGCCACAGCCATCGCCAGGGCACTCGGCATCGGCTACAGGGCGCCGGAGGCCGCAGCACCGCTCGGTGCCCTCGCATGACCGCTTATCGCCCGCAGTATCTGGAGGCCCTTGCCCTGATCGCCAGGGCTGCCAGCGCCACCGTGAAGGCCGGAGGAGCCGCACCCATTCTTGTCGGGGGCGCTGCGGTCGAGTTCTTCACCGGCGGCGCCATCACCTCGGGGGACTTCGATCTCTGGACCGGGGCGGACGACCTGATCAGGCGGAACCTCTTGGCGGTGGGGTTCAAGGACGAGGACAGGCAGGGCCGCCTTGTCCGTGGCTTCTACCACCCGGACCTCGACATGGGCGTGGAACTGGTCAGCGGTCATCTGTTCGATGGGCGGTGCGACCGGGCCCGGCTCGTCCTCGCCAGGATCGGGAAGGACACGATCCACCTCGCGCCCATCGAGGACCTGATTGCCGACCGCATGGGCCAATATAATTCTTCCCCGCAGAAGGTCCCCGCCATGTTGGAACAGGCTGCCGTCCTCTACCTCCTTGCGGACGGCCTGGACGACGCCTACCTTCACAGGCGTATTCACGAGGATACCGCCGGAGACTTCGGTCTCCCCGACCTCAAGGACGCAGCACAGGAGCTGGCGAGCAAGCATGAGCGATCGCGCCGTCACGATTGAAGAGCAGGCCGAACGTATCGCCCGCAGGGTCGAGGCCCTGGGGTGGTCTTCCGTGCCCGCCCCGGTCAACGATGGGGCTCGCCGGACGGTGGAGAAGCGGCGCCTGTTGAAGGCGATCGAGGAGAACGCCAAGGCCCAAGGGCGGGAGCCGAGGTTCCTGCTGCCGGCCAAGGGGTAACGCTCCTTCCGGCGGCCTTGATTTATGCCCCTGATGATGCGGTCCGGGCCTTAGGCAAGGTTGCCCCCTCAACTGGACACGCGCCACATCGGCAAGTCATCGATTTCAAAGGAAAATCCGCAGCGCCGGTACGGTTGGTGGAGCTGAGGGGAATCGAACCCCTGACCTCCTCATTGCGAACGAGGCGCTCTCCCATCTGAGCTACAGCCCCGTACCCGCCGCTTGCGAGGCGCGAAAAATGCTCTAAGCGATATCGTCTGTCAAGCGGGTTGCGTAACGGCGTTTCACGCCCTACATCGGCAGGGGTCAGACCCCGGATGGACCGCCGATGATTGCCCTGCTTCAGACCATCGACCTCGTTCTCAGCCTCTATACCTGGGTGCTGATCATTGCCGCCGTGCTGTCGTGGCTGGTCGCACTCAATGTGGTCAATCCCTACAGCCCGGCGGTGCGCTCGCTCGGGCGCGGGATCCAGGTCCTGACCGAGCCGCTGCTACGCCCGATTCGCCGGGTGGTGCCGGCGGCCGGCGGGATGGATTTCTCGCCCCTGATCCTGCTGATCGCCATCTACTTCCTGCGCCGCTTCATCCCGGAAATCGTGCTCGGCACCCTGGGATGAGCGAACTGCCCTATCGGCCCGGGGTGGACGGCCAAGGGGTGCTGCTGGCGGTCCGGCTGTCGCCGCGGGCCTCGCGCAATGCGGTCGAGGGGGTCGTCGCCGGGGCCGACGGGCGGGCGGCGCTTTCGATCAAGCTGAACGCCCCGCCGGTCGACGGTGCCGCCAACGAAGCCCTGGTCCGCTTCGTCGCCGCCGGGCTCGGCATCGGCAAGTCGGCGGTCGCGATCAAAAGCGGCCACACCGCGCGGCAAAAACTGCTGCACATCGCCGGTGCGGCACCAGACCTGTTGCACCGTATCGACAAATGGCTTAACCCCGCGCCATCCAGGATCTGACGGGGTTTTCCCATGACCGCAGCGATCATCGACGGCAAGGCTTTCGCGGCCGGCCTCCGCCAGCGCGTGGCCCAGCATGTGGCCCGCCTGCGCGAGGACCACGGCCTCGTGCCCGGGCTTGCGGTCGTGCTCGTCGGCGACGATCCGGCCAGCCATGTCTATGTCCGCAACAAGGGCGAGCAGACCAAGGCGGCGGGGATGAATTCCTTCGAATTCCGCCTGCCCGACGACGCCCCGGAAAGCGCCCTGCTGGAGCGGGTGGCGGCGCTGAACGCGGACCCGGCGGTGCACGGTATCCTGGTGCAATTGCCCCTGCCGAAGCATATGGATGCGGCCAAGGTGATCGACCTGATCGATCCGGCCAAGGATGTCGACGGCTTCCATGTCGTCAATGCCGGGAAACTGGCGGTCGGCGCCGACGGCATCGTGCCCTGCACGCCGCTCGGCTGCCTGATGCTGATCCGCGACCGGCTGGGCCCCCGGCTCGCCGGGCTGAACGCGGTGGTCATCGGCCGCTCCAACATCGTCGGCAAGCCCATGGCGCAACTGTTGCTGCGCGAAAGCTGCACCGTCACCGTCGCCCATTCGAAGACCCGCGACCTGCCGGCCCTGGCCCGCAGCGCCGATATCCTGGTCGCCGCCGTCGGCGTGCCGGAAATGGTGAAGGGCGATTGGGTGAAGCCCGGCGCCGTGGTCATCGACGTCGGCATGAACCGCATCCCCAAGGCGGACGGCAGCGGCACCCGCCTGGTCGGCGACGTCGCCTTTGCCGAGGCCGCGGCGGTGGCCGGCCATATCACGCCGGTGCCCGGCGGCGTCGGCCCCATGACCATCGCCTGCCTGCTGGCCAATACGCTGACCGCTGCCTGCGCCCGCGCCGGCCTGCCGGTACCGGCGCTCTGACTTAGCCGGGCTTAATCGGACCAATCCGATTTAACTGGGCTGAAGGGCCGGGGCCTTCTATCACCGCCGCATTCCAACCCGGGTGCGCGCATGAGCCTGTCCCTTCCCGTCCTTCTCACCGGTTTCGGCAGCGGCCTCGGCCTGATCATGGCCATCGGGGCGCAGAATGCCTTCGTGCTGCGCCAGGGCCTGATCCGGCGCCATGTCTTCGCCGTCTGCCTTGTCTGCGCCCTGTCGGACGCGCTGCTGATCACCCTCGGCATCACGGCGCTTGGCACGGTCAAGGCGGCGCTGCCCTGGGCGGAGCCCGTGCTCCGCTACGGCGGGGCGGCCTTCCTGCTCTGGTACGGCGGCCGCAGCCTGCTGTCGGCGCTGCGGGGCGGGCAGGCGCTGCGGGCGGCGGCAGGGCCGGGGGCGGGGTTGGGGCCGACACTGGCCACCGCCCTGCTGCTGACCTTCGCCAATCCCCATGTCTATCTCGATACGGTCGTGCTGCTCGGCACCATCGCCGCGCAATTTCCCGGGCAGGGGCTGGCCTTCGGCCTGGGCGCGGTGACCGCATCCTTCGTCTTCTTCTTTGCCCTCGGCTTCGGGGCCCGGCTGCTGGCGCCGCTGTTCGCCCGGCCCGCGGCCTGGCGGGGGCTGGATCTCCTGGTCGCCGCCATCATGGGGCTGGTCGCCACCAAACTCCTCCTCGGGGCGTGATTGATCCGGATCAATGCCGGGCGCCGCCGCCGCAGTAAAAGTTGACGCCAGTGTCACGAATGCGTGACCATGGTGGCAGGTGCCGGCAAGAAGGCACCGCGAAGAAGAATGGAAGGGAGTTCCAGGCATGGCAACGGCAGCACGCGCCGTCGCGCCCCAAAGCGCGGCAGCGGAGCATTTCGACGTCCTCATCGTCGGCGCCGGGATTTCGGGGGTGGGCGCCGCCTATCACCTGACCCGGCAATGTCCGGACCTCAGTTTCGCGGTCCTCGAGGCCAAGGACACGTTCGGCGGCACCTGGGTGACGCATCGCTATCCCGGGGTGCGCTCGGACAGCGATCTCTATACTTTCGGCTATCGCTTCAAGCCCTGGGTCGGCAACCCGATCGCCAGCGCCGGCGAAATCCTGGACTACATGGGCGAGGTGATCGCCGAGAACGACCTCGGCCGCCACATCCGCTATGGCCACCGCATCGAGCGGGCCGCCTGGTCGAGCGCCGCGGCGCGCTGGACCTTGACGGTGACCCGGAACGACACCGGCGAGACCTTCGAGATTACTGCCGGCTTCCTCTGGATGTGCCAGGGCTATTACCGCCACGAGCAGGGCTATACGCCCGACTGGCCGGGCCTCGGCGATTATCGGGGCCGCGTCGTCCATCCCCAGTCCTGGCCTGCGGACCTCGACTACAAGGGCAAGCGGGTGGTGGTGATCGGTTCCGGCGCGACCGCGGCGACCCTGGTGCCGGCGATCGCCGGGGATTGCGCCCATGTCACCCTGCTCCAGCGTTCGCCGACCTATTTCCTGCCGGCGAAGAATGCCAACGACCTGGCCGACCAGCTGCGCGCCCTCGAGGTCGACGAAAGCTGGATCCACGAAATCACCCGGCGCAAGATCCTGGCCGACCAGGAGGAATTCTGCCGCCGCGCGGTCGAGGAGCCGGAAGCGGTGACGGCGGAACTGCTGGGCGCGGCGCGCCTCTTCCTCGACGAGGAAACGGTGCGGCGCCATTTCACCCCGCGCTATCGGCCGTGGCAGCAGCGCGTCGCCTTCATCCCCGACGGCGACCTCTTTCAAGGCATCGCCGCCGGCAAGGCGTCCGTCGTCACCGACGAGATCGAAGGCTTCACCGCGACCGGCATCCGCCTGAAATCGGGCGCGGTGCTGGAGGCCGACATCGTGATCACGGCGACCGGCTTCAACCTCAGCGTCCTCGGCGATATCGCCTTCACCGTCGACGGCCGGCCCGTGACCTTCGGCGATACGGTCACCTATCGCGGCATGATGGCGACCGGCCTGCCCAACATGGTCTGGATCATGGGCTATTTCCGCGCCAGCTGGACGCTGCGGGTCGATCTGGTCGCGGATTTCGTCTGCCGCCTGCTCACCCACATGCGGGCGAAGGGCGCGGCCAAGGTGGAAGTCCGCCTCCGGCCCGAGGATGCGGACATGCCGCTGCTGCCCTTCATCGACGGCGAGAATTTCAACCCCGGCTATCTGACGCGCGGCCTGCACCTGATGCCGAAGCGGGGCGACAAGCCGGAATGGCAGCACAACCAGGATTACTGGCGGGAACGGAAGGAACTGCCCGCCATCGATCTCGACGACGGGGCCTTCGTCTATTCCTGACGGCCGTTGCGGTCAGCGTCCATTCATCTGGGTGGACGCGAGCCGCCGCCACAGGCCGAGATAATGGCCCAGCAGGTCGGGCGGCAGCATATGGGCGTCCAGCGCCATGCCGCGCATCAGCCAGCGGCCCAGCATCAGGGTCTCGGTGACGCTGCCGACCGCCCCCGGCGCCGGCACGAAGCGGGCCGCCGCGACCGTGGCCAGCTTTGCCATGATGCGTTCCGAAAGATCGTGCAGGACCGCCGCCAGTGCCGGGTTGCGCCGGCTGGCGACCAGAAGCTCCAGATAGATCTCGTTCACCTCCCCGCTGAAGAATTCGCCCCAGGCCGCGGCGACCATGGTTTCGACCGCCTGATCGCCGCCTGACAGCGCCGCCACGATCTGGTCGAGCCGGTCGTGCACCGCGGTCAGCAGGTGTTCCGCCGTCGCCAGGATCAGCGCTTCCATGGTCGGGAAGTGATGGGCCCAGGCGCCGCGGGAAACCCCCGCCCGCGTCACCACCTGGGCGACGCCGGTGGCGGCGAAGCCCTGGTCGGCCAGGCAGGCCAGCGTCGCCTCGATGATTTTCGCCCGCGTGGCCGAACGCCGTTCGGCCTGGGTCGTCCTGGCTTTTGGGGATGATGCCCTGGGGGATGGTGCCGGCGGCATTTTCGATCCGGTTGACATGACGGTTTTCCATGTGATTTATACAAACCGAACGATCGGTCTGTAAATGAAGCCTGTCGACGGGCCAAAGCCGAACGTACAGCGAAGGGGGGAGAGCGGGGAATGGCGGTCAACGGGAAGAAGCCCGGGGGGCATCAGCGCGCCCTCCATCCGCAAGGGAGCAATAAAGACCGGGGCATGCGGACGGTCGCCGCGGCGGCGGCCGGCGGCCTTGCCCTGGGTCTGGCCGCGACGGCGCCGGCCCTCGAATTCGACCTGACGGACGAGATCAGCGGTTCGCTGATCGTCTCGCTTTCGACGGGCGCGCAATTCCGCATGGCCGATCGCGATCCCCGCAATTATGGCTACTATTATGGCGGCGGCCTGGTGTCGTCGGGCAATGACGACGGCAACCTGAATTTCGAGAAATACGACCCCGTCAGCCAGATTACCACCGCCTCGGCGGAATTGAGCCTGAAGTGGCGGAATTTATTCCTCTTCACCCGGGGCAGCGCCTTCTACGACACGGTGGCCGCCGCCAACGACCTGGCCGATTTCCGGCCCGAGGACCGGGTCTACACCAGCGGCCGCTATCCGGAAGGGGCCGACAACAAGGCCGATTGGGACGCCCGCGTCCTCGACTATTACATCGGCGGCAATTTCACGGTCTTCGACCGCAACCTGAACCTGAAGCTGGGCAGCCAGGTCCTGAACTGGGGCGAGGCGCTGTTCACCGTCAACGGCATTTCGGTGATCAACCCGATCGATGTCGGCAAGATCCGCACCCCCGGCGCTGAACTGAAGGATGCGCTGATCCCGGTGCCGATGATCGTGGCCGGATATGAACTGGCCGCCGGCCTGTCGATCGAAGGCTTCTACCAATTGGATTTCGAGCCCTACAAGCTCGATGCCTGCGGCAGTTTCTTTTCCTTCACCGACAATTTCTGCGACGGCGTGAAGATCAGTTCCAGCTTCACCGATGCCGGCGACCGCTCGTCCTATACCACCGGCGCCGGGCTGAACCCGCGGGATTACGACGATCCGAACAGCACGGTCGCCGCGGTCAACGCCAAGGTGATCCAGCGCGACGATCCGGCGGTGGACGACTGGGGCGTCGCCCTGCGCTATTTCGTGCCCGAACTGAACAATACGGAATTCCAGCTCTATTACGTCAACTATACCTCGCGCCTGCCGTCGCTGCGCGGGACGGCGCCCGTCGACTATGCCCCCGGCACCGGCGACCTGAACCTGGCCGCCCTCGCCCCCCATCTGATCGATTCCCTCTTCGACGCCCTTGGCCAGGGCCGGCTGGATGCGCTCAGTTCGGCCCTGGCCGGCCTCCTGGGCGGCCCGGTGACCGATCTCGCCGGGGCCCTGACGGGACCGATAACGTCTCGCCTGATCAGCCCGCCCTTCGGTACCGCGCCGCGTTCCACCGTGCTCACCAACCTCGAGAACGGCTCGCTGGAGCTTTATTATCCCGAAGGCATCGACATGGTCGGCTTCGCCTTCAACACCACCTATGATCCGCTCGGCGTCGCCATCAATGCCGAGATCAGCTACAAGCACGATGCGCCGGTCTGGATCTCGGAGCCGGCCTTCCTGGTCGCGCTCTATGACGGCGCGGGCGGCGTGCCCCTCGATTCGGCGACCAAGGCGCCGACGTCGCTCGGCATCCGGAACCCGGGGATCGCGCCCCTGCTCGATACGGATTTCCTGAAGTTCGAGGATGTCTTCATCCCGGGCCGGGTGTTCACCCTCGACATGCGCCACGACATCTGGCAGGCGGCGATCCGCTTCACCCAGGTCCGCGGCGGCACCGATTGGCTCACCGGCCTGCTCGGCGCCAACCAGTTGCTGGCAATGGTCGAATTCGGCGCCCTCTACATCGACCTGAAGGACGGCGTGCAATATGCCGCCTATGGCCAGAACGGCTTTTCGGGCTTCCAGACCCGCTCCCTGAGCCTCGGCCCGGCCGAGATCATGCCGCCGATCCACGCCACCGAACTCGGCACCGAATTCCCCGAGACCGGCAAGACGCCGACGCGCTGGTCGGGCGGGGTGCAGGGCCTGTTCTTCTGGGATTACCCGGATGTCCTGCCGGGCGTCACCATGGTGCCGTCCATCGGCTTTTCCCACGGCCTGTTCGGCATCACCCCGGCGCCCAACCCGGGCTTCACCAAAAGCGTGACCTCGATGAACCTCGGCCTGAAGTTCGACTACCTCAGCCAATGGTCCCTGAACCTGAACTATTTCAAGAGCTGGGGCGGCGGCGGCGGCGCGGGCGGTGCCCGCAACCCCTATATCGACCGCGACTTCATCGGCGCCAGCCTGTCCTACGTTTTCTAGGATCGTCCCCCGATCCTGCCGTTTCCTGAAGGGAGATTGCCATGGCCATCCGGAACCTCTCCGGTCGCAAATGCCTCGTCACCGGGGCCGCCAGCGGCATCGGGCGGGCGACCGCCCTCGCCGCCGCCCGCGAGGGCGCCCTGCTGTTCCTGACCGACATCAACGGCCCGGGGCTGGCCAGGGTGGCGGCCGAGATCGAGGCGGCGGGCGGCATCGTCGCCCTGTCACGGGCGCTGAACATCGAGGATATCGCCGCCGTCCGCACTTTCGCCGACGACATTCACCGCAAGTCCGGCCCCCTGGACATCGTGATGAATATCGCCGGCATCTCGATCTGGGGCGAGGTCGAGAACCTCACCCACGAGCATTGGCGGCAGGTCGTCGAAATCAACCTGATGGGGCCGATCCATGTCATCGAATGCTTCATCCCGGCCATGATCGCCGGGGGCAGGGGCGGGCATCTGGTCAATGTCTCGTCGGCGGCCGGCCTGTTCGGCCTGCCCTGGCATGCGGCCTATAGCGCCGCCAAATTCGGCCTGCGCGGGATTTCGGAAGTGCTTCGCTTCGATCTCGCCCGCCACGGCATCGGTGTCAGCCTGGTCTGCCCGGGGGCGGTGCGCACCGGCCTGGTCGAGACCATCAAGGTTCTCGGGGTCGATGTCCGCTCGCCGGCGGTGCAGGCATTCCGCGCCGGCTTCGAGCATCGGGCGGTCACGCCCGAGGCGGCGGCGGCGGCGATCCTCAAGGGGATCCGGCGCAACCGCTATCTCGTCTTCACCTCCGCCGATATCCGCATCGGCCATTGGCTGCAATGCCGCCTGCCGTTCCTCTACCGGCTGCTGATGCGGCGCCTGAATGACCGGATGCAGGCGGTGGCGGCGGCATCCCGCCGGGGGGCGGCGTCGTGATCCCGCCCGGCGGCTGGATCGATGCGGGCACGCCGCGCGTCACCCCGCTTCCGCCCGCGGAACTGCCGTGGTTCGCGCGCCTCGTGTCCTGGGGCGCGCGGCGCTGGGGCCGGCGGCATACGGCGAATGCCGAGATCCCGGCCCTGTTCCTGATGCTGCTGCGGCACCGGCGGCTGTTCTGGCCCTGGCTGCGCTTTGCCGCCCGCCTGATGCCCAACGGCTCGATCGGCCGGCGCGAGGCGGAACTGGTCATCCTCCGCGTCGCCTGGACTTGCCGCTGCCGCTATGAATGGGGCCAGCACGCGGCGATCGCGCTTCGCCTCGGCTTCACCCCGGCCGAGATCAGGCGCGTGGCGGAAGGCCCCGAGGCCGAGGGCTGGCAGCCCAAGCAATCGGCCCTGCTGCGCGCGGTCGACGAATTGCACCGCGACCGGGTGGTCTCGGCCGTGACCTGGGGCCGGCTCGCGGCGGTCTACGACCAGCGCCAGCTGATCGAGGTCGTGATGCTGGCCGGCCACTATGAGATGCTGGCCGGCGTCCTCAACACCACGGCCCTGCCCCTCGACGCGACGGTAGAACGGGCGCTGGCCGGGCAGGATCTCGTTTAGAGTTTGTCCGGTTTTGGCTGAATCAGCCAAAATCGAAAAAGACAAACGGCCGCGCACAAAGCAGGAGTTTGTCCGCTTCAGTATGAAGCGGACAAACTCTAAGCGTCAGCCGCACTTCGAGTAACCGCAGGAGAAGCAGGCGTCGCAGCCCTCCTGGCGGACCAGGCTCGGCTGGCCGCAGCGCGGGCAGCCGCGCGCCCCCTTGGGGCCGGCGGTGCCCGCATTGCCGCCTTCGGCGAGGCGCTGGAATTTTTCCGGCACCTCGACCTTGGCCGACTGGATGAAGCCGATGTCGATCAGGTGCTGTTCGATCACCTCGCCGATCGCGGCAAGCAGCGAGGGCACGTAACGCCCCTGCATCCAATAGCCGCCGCGCGGATCGAACACCGCCTTCAGTTCCTCGACCACGAAGGCGACGTCGCCGCCGCGCCGGAACACCGCCGAGATCATGCGCGTCAGCGCCACGGTCCAGGCGTAATGCTCCATGTTCTTCGAGTTGATGAAGACCTCGAACGGCCGGCGCCGGCCTTCCTGCACGACGTCGTTCACGGTGATATAGAGGGCGTGTTCCGATTCCGGCCAGCGCACCTTGTAGGTCTTGCCCGGCAGCACTTCCGGCCGGTCCAGCGGCCGGGTCATGTAGACGACGCCGCCGGCCTCATAGACATCCTCGTGGCGGACGCTGGCGGCCGGCGTCTCCAGCGGCAGCTGGGGCTCGGCCTCCGGCTTCTTCTCCTCCTTCTTCGGCTCGACGGAGAGGACGGAGCCGGTGATGTCGTTCGGGCGATAGGTGGTGCAGCCCTTGCACCCCTCGGCCCAGGCCATCAGGTAGACGTCCTTGAAGGCGTCGAAGGAAATATCCTCCGGGCAGTTGATGGTCTTCGAGATCGAGCTGTCGACATATTTCTGCACCATGGCCTGCACCCGCACATGGTCGGCGGGGGTCAGCACCTGGGCATCGACGAAATAATCCGGCAGGGGCGCCTCGCCCTTCAGGCGGCGCCACAGGCGATAGGCGTAATCGGTCACATCCTCTTCCCGGCGGGTGCCGTCGGGCATCAGGACCTTCCGCGTATAGGCGAAGGAAAACACCGGTTCGAGGCCGGAGGAGACATTGTCGGCAAAGAGCGAGATCGTCCCCGTCGGCGCGATCGAGGTGAGCAGCGCATTGCGGATGCCGTGCGCCGCGATCGCCGCCCGCACGTCCGCATCGAGGCCGCGGACCGCTTCGCCGGCCAGGTATTTCTCGCGGTCGAACAGGGGGAAGGCGCCCTTCTCGGCGGCGAGTTCGGTCGAGGCGAGATAGGCCGAGC
It includes:
- a CDS encoding carboxymuconolactone decarboxylase family protein; this translates as MIPPGGWIDAGTPRVTPLPPAELPWFARLVSWGARRWGRRHTANAEIPALFLMLLRHRRLFWPWLRFAARLMPNGSIGRREAELVILRVAWTCRCRYEWGQHAAIALRLGFTPAEIRRVAEGPEAEGWQPKQSALLRAVDELHRDRVVSAVTWGRLAAVYDQRQLIEVVMLAGHYEMLAGVLNTTALPLDATVERALAGQDLV
- a CDS encoding adenosylcobalamin-dependent ribonucleoside-diphosphate reductase, with the protein product MVSIAPISQQIWDMKYRLKEADGTVIDATIEDTWQRVATALAAVEPPETRARHAADFHSALADFRFMPAGRIVAGAGTDRRVTLFNCFVMGTVPDDMSGIFEHLREAALTMQQGGGIGYDFSTLRPKGAPVKGVGADASGPLPFMDVWDSMCRTIMSAGSRRGAMMATMRCDHPDIEAFIAAKRDPGRLRMFNLSVLVTDPFMAAVERDEPWNLVFDGVVYKTVQARDLWDTIMKATYAYAEPGVIFIDRVNRLNNLWYAETISATNPCGEQPLPPYGACLLGSVNLARFVRNPFEETADLDLADLDRVVRLAVRMMDNVVDASNFPLPEQLAEAKAKRRIGLGVTGLADALIMCRARYGGPQALRLIERWMHQIQRSAYLASTELAAEKGAFPLFDREKYLAGEAVRGLDADVRAAIAAHGIRNALLTSIAPTGTISLFADNVSSGLEPVFSFAYTRKVLMPDGTRREEDVTDYAYRLWRRLKGEAPLPDYFVDAQVLTPADHVRVQAMVQKYVDSSISKTINCPEDISFDAFKDVYLMAWAEGCKGCTTYRPNDITGSVLSVEPKKEEKKPEAEPQLPLETPAASVRHEDVYEAGGVVYMTRPLDRPEVLPGKTYKVRWPESEHALYITVNDVVQEGRRRPFEVFINSKNMEHYAWTVALTRMISAVFRRGGDVAFVVEELKAVFDPRGGYWMQGRYVPSLLAAIGEVIEQHLIDIGFIQSAKVEVPEKFQRLAEGGNAGTAGPKGARGCPRCGQPSLVRQEGCDACFSCGYSKCG